The following are encoded together in the Malaya genurostris strain Urasoe2022 chromosome 3, Malgen_1.1, whole genome shotgun sequence genome:
- the LOC131436004 gene encoding uncharacterized protein LOC131436004 yields the protein MLQISEFVIISLVLFCSICITSSWPVEKPVESEKSVESLKHSLHRRMIIFRPLFTYQEEEVEHELRLKKDQEAHRLKEAYKKEVSQNAAQQQSKQENTTTRSTTKQPQNVDDDDGDDDNDDDDVDDENGGDDDKN from the exons ATGCTACAAATTTCGGAGTTTGTGATTATTTCG CTAGTGTTGTTCTGTTCGATTTGCATCACAAGTTCATGGCCAGTGGAAAAACCAGTTGAAAGTGAAAAATCGGTGGAAAGTTTGAAACATAGTCTGCACAgacgaatgattatctttcgACCATTGTTCACGTATCAGGAAGAAGAGGTTGAACATGAGTTACGCTTGAAGAAAGATCAGGAGGCGCACCGTTTAAAGGAAGCATATAAGAAAGAAGTGAGCCAGAACGCAGCACAGCAACAATCGAAACAGGAAAACACAACAACTCGAAGTACAACCAAGCAACCTCAGAacgtcgacgacgacgacggtgatgatgacaatgatgatgatgatgttgatgatgaAAATGGTGGTGATGACGATAAAAATTGA